The Vulgatibacter sp. genome window below encodes:
- a CDS encoding DsbA family protein yields the protein METIEIILHHDVLCGWSWLADKRLRALSDELGGLLRIDYRAYPLRMEEMVPTDKEREAEIKALRKVGREKDGKGITAELWRSADPPRTSLPPLVAMEAARIVGGIGGRDRMLAAMRQAALVRGLNVSRDDILIELAERCGLDIGRFGTALRNSGTKRLVTDPWEEACRHGIEATPAVLVGGEWLLTGTRTVEDYRETIERFVEKRCLYVPSRVVH from the coding sequence ATGGAAACGATCGAGATCATCCTCCACCACGACGTGCTCTGCGGCTGGTCGTGGCTCGCCGACAAGAGGCTCCGCGCGCTCTCCGACGAGCTCGGCGGGCTCTTGCGGATCGATTACCGCGCCTACCCGCTCCGCATGGAGGAGATGGTGCCCACCGACAAGGAGCGCGAGGCCGAGATCAAGGCGCTGCGCAAGGTGGGACGGGAGAAGGACGGTAAGGGGATCACGGCGGAGCTGTGGCGCTCGGCCGATCCGCCGCGGACCTCGCTCCCGCCGCTCGTCGCCATGGAGGCCGCGCGGATCGTCGGCGGGATCGGGGGCCGGGACCGCATGCTCGCCGCGATGCGGCAGGCGGCGCTGGTCCGGGGCCTCAACGTCTCCCGGGACGACATCCTGATCGAGCTGGCGGAGCGCTGCGGCCTCGACATCGGCCGCTTCGGCACTGCGCTGCGCAACAGCGGGACGAAGCGCCTCGTCACCGATCCCTGGGAGGAGGCGTGCCGCCACGGGATCGAGGCGACGCCCGCGGTGCTGGTCGGTGGCGAGTGGCTGCTCACGGGCACCCGTACCGTGGAGGATTACCGGGAGACCATCGAGCGCTTCGTGGAGAAGCGCTGCCTCTATGTCCCCTCCCGTGTGGTCCACTAA
- a CDS encoding RimK family alpha-L-glutamate ligase → MKIVVLSRKKSLYTTRRLVEAIKAWGHVPLVLDTLRCDLMLEKGRPQVFYEGKAVEGVGVVIPRIGASITAYGLAVVNQFDMMGVPVLNNSVPIARSRDKLRSLQLLARFGCDMPRTVMMRDRRDLAKAVELIGGLPVIVKLLQGTQGVGVMLAHTHKELQSLLDTMWTLDQEILLQEFIAESRGKDVRALVVGDRVVGAMRRVARVQGEFRSNIHRGGQGEPAALSRSYAEEAVRAARVMGLEVAGVDMLESTAGPKITEVNSSPGIEGLERATGIDVAGAIIAHAVEFARARASGWTRQRQI, encoded by the coding sequence ATGAAGATCGTCGTCCTCTCCCGCAAGAAGTCGCTCTACACCACGCGGCGGCTGGTGGAGGCGATCAAGGCCTGGGGCCACGTGCCCCTGGTCCTCGACACCCTGCGCTGCGATCTGATGCTGGAGAAGGGCAGGCCCCAGGTCTTCTACGAGGGCAAGGCGGTGGAGGGGGTCGGCGTTGTCATCCCCCGGATCGGCGCCTCGATCACCGCCTACGGCCTCGCGGTGGTGAATCAATTCGACATGATGGGCGTGCCGGTGCTCAACAACTCGGTGCCGATCGCCCGCTCCCGCGACAAGCTGCGGAGCCTGCAGCTCCTCGCCCGCTTCGGCTGCGACATGCCCCGCACGGTGATGATGCGGGACCGGCGCGACCTGGCGAAGGCGGTGGAGCTGATCGGCGGCCTGCCGGTGATCGTGAAGCTGCTGCAGGGCACCCAGGGCGTCGGGGTGATGCTCGCCCACACGCACAAGGAGCTGCAGTCGCTCCTCGACACGATGTGGACCCTCGACCAGGAGATCCTCCTCCAGGAGTTCATCGCCGAGTCCCGGGGCAAGGACGTGCGCGCCCTGGTGGTCGGCGATCGGGTGGTGGGCGCGATGCGCCGGGTGGCCCGGGTGCAGGGCGAGTTCCGGTCCAACATCCACCGCGGCGGACAGGGCGAGCCTGCGGCGCTCTCCCGGAGCTACGCGGAGGAGGCGGTGCGCGCCGCCCGGGTGATGGGGCTCGAGGTCGCAGGCGTCGACATGCTCGAGTCGACGGCGGGGCCGAAGATCACCGAGGTCAACTCGAGCCCGGGGATCGAGGGGTTGGAACGCGCCACGGGGATCGACGTCGCCGGCGCGATCATCGCCCACGCGGTGGAGTTCGCCAGGGCCCGGGCCTCCGGCTGGACCCGCCAGCGCCAGATCTGA
- the ileS gene encoding isoleucine--tRNA ligase, producing MAEAPDYKKTVNLPSTGFPMKANLPQREPGILEKWAEGRIYESLLERNAKGGERFVMHDGPPYANNHIHQGHMLNKVLKDFVVKFRAMEGKAVRFVPGWDCHGLPIELQVDKKLGPKKREMSKNEIRDACRAYATEWIDVQRKEFRRLGIFAEWENPYLTMNFGYEAAIVRELARFAARGGLYRGKKPVYWCIFDRTALAEAEVEYADHTSPSIYVGFDVTAGLQQPELQGEKVQVAIWTTTPWTLPANLAVAVHPEFTYVAYRLGDRTVIVAKDLLLQFLAAVAPDHVALKDVELAGAELSSASLTDASRIVAYVEGKDLEGVRYRHPFLDRESQVILGEHVTLEQGTGLVHTAPGHGQEDYEVGLKYGLEVLNPVDDGGYFTDAAGARLQGKRVFDANAEVIQMLTESAHLLQQQKLEHSYPHCWRCSNPVIFRGTDQWFISMEKNDLRKEALEEIDKVRWIPKWGRERIHGMIENRPDWCISRQRVWGTPITVLYCEGCDEALVDADVMERAAQHIEKEGGNAWFARPASDFAGDAKCGKCGGSSFKKENDILDVWFDSGVSFAAVLDGQEHLGVPADLYLEGSDQHRGWFHSSMLCSVGTRDKAPYKAVLTHGFVVDGEGRKISKKLGNYVDPLKLIERYGAEVMRLWVASEDYRNDIRTSEGIFQQLGEGYFKIRNTLRYLLSNLFDFDPKQHTVAASELPELERWALQRLGVFTKRVRKAYEDYEFHLAYKAALDFCAVDMSAVYLDIRKDLLYCNGADSKERRATQTVLYAIARDLVRLLAPVLSFTAEEAWGFLPGEADREASVFHAGLPEAGATDEALLTRYERLLEVRGAVSKHLEVARREKKIGKSLDARVVLEAEGDLLAFLRQYQAELPTELIVSQVELVEGAAPNGLPGEGVAGLTVAVEQARGEKCVRCWTWTTERGQNPAHPELCPRCTAAVAG from the coding sequence ATGGCCGAGGCCCCGGACTACAAGAAGACGGTCAACCTGCCCAGCACGGGCTTCCCGATGAAGGCGAACCTGCCCCAGCGGGAGCCCGGCATCCTCGAGAAGTGGGCGGAGGGGCGCATCTACGAGAGCCTCCTCGAGCGCAACGCGAAGGGCGGCGAGCGCTTCGTGATGCACGACGGCCCGCCCTACGCGAACAACCACATCCACCAGGGCCACATGCTCAACAAGGTCCTGAAGGACTTCGTGGTGAAGTTCCGCGCGATGGAGGGCAAGGCGGTGCGCTTCGTCCCGGGCTGGGACTGCCACGGCCTCCCCATCGAGCTGCAGGTCGACAAGAAGCTCGGGCCGAAGAAGCGCGAGATGTCGAAGAACGAGATCCGCGACGCGTGCCGGGCCTACGCCACCGAGTGGATCGACGTGCAGCGGAAGGAGTTCCGGCGCCTCGGCATCTTCGCCGAGTGGGAGAACCCCTACCTCACTATGAACTTCGGCTACGAAGCGGCGATCGTGCGGGAGCTCGCCCGCTTCGCCGCCCGCGGCGGCCTCTACCGGGGCAAGAAGCCGGTCTACTGGTGCATCTTCGATCGCACCGCCCTCGCCGAAGCCGAGGTCGAGTACGCCGATCACACCTCGCCCTCGATCTACGTCGGCTTCGATGTCACCGCCGGCCTCCAGCAGCCGGAGCTCCAGGGCGAGAAGGTCCAGGTGGCGATCTGGACCACCACCCCGTGGACCCTGCCCGCCAACCTCGCGGTGGCGGTGCACCCCGAGTTCACCTACGTCGCCTACCGCCTCGGCGATCGCACGGTGATCGTGGCGAAGGATCTGCTCCTGCAGTTCCTCGCTGCGGTGGCCCCCGACCACGTGGCCTTGAAGGACGTGGAGCTCGCAGGCGCCGAGCTCTCCAGCGCCTCCCTCACCGACGCCTCGCGGATCGTCGCCTACGTCGAGGGCAAGGATCTCGAGGGCGTGCGCTACCGCCATCCCTTCCTCGACCGCGAGTCGCAGGTGATCCTCGGCGAGCACGTCACCCTGGAGCAGGGCACGGGCCTCGTCCACACCGCCCCCGGGCACGGCCAGGAGGACTACGAGGTCGGTCTGAAGTACGGCCTCGAGGTGCTCAACCCGGTGGACGACGGCGGCTACTTCACCGACGCCGCCGGCGCGCGCCTCCAGGGCAAGCGGGTCTTCGACGCCAACGCCGAAGTGATCCAGATGCTCACCGAGAGCGCCCACCTGCTCCAGCAGCAGAAGCTCGAGCACAGCTACCCGCACTGCTGGCGCTGCTCGAACCCGGTGATCTTCCGCGGCACCGACCAGTGGTTCATCTCCATGGAGAAGAACGACCTCCGCAAGGAGGCGCTCGAGGAGATCGACAAGGTCCGCTGGATCCCGAAGTGGGGCCGCGAGCGCATCCACGGCATGATCGAGAACCGGCCGGATTGGTGCATCTCCCGCCAGCGCGTATGGGGCACGCCGATCACCGTCCTCTATTGCGAGGGCTGCGACGAGGCGCTGGTCGACGCCGACGTGATGGAGCGCGCCGCGCAGCACATCGAGAAAGAGGGCGGCAACGCCTGGTTCGCGCGGCCCGCCTCCGACTTCGCCGGCGACGCGAAGTGCGGCAAGTGCGGCGGCAGCTCCTTCAAGAAGGAGAACGACATCCTCGACGTCTGGTTCGACTCGGGTGTGTCGTTCGCGGCGGTCCTCGACGGCCAGGAGCACCTCGGCGTGCCTGCCGACCTCTACCTCGAGGGCTCCGACCAGCACCGCGGCTGGTTCCACTCCTCGATGCTCTGCTCGGTGGGCACCCGTGACAAGGCGCCCTACAAGGCGGTGCTCACCCACGGCTTCGTCGTCGACGGCGAGGGCCGCAAGATCAGCAAGAAGCTCGGCAACTACGTCGATCCGCTCAAGCTGATCGAGCGCTACGGCGCGGAAGTAATGCGCCTCTGGGTCGCCTCCGAGGACTACCGCAACGACATCCGCACCTCCGAGGGGATCTTCCAGCAGCTCGGCGAGGGCTACTTCAAGATCCGCAACACGCTGCGCTACCTCCTCTCCAACCTCTTCGACTTCGATCCGAAGCAGCACACCGTGGCCGCCTCGGAGCTGCCGGAGCTGGAGCGGTGGGCGCTGCAGCGTCTCGGCGTCTTCACGAAGCGGGTGCGCAAGGCCTACGAGGACTACGAGTTCCACCTCGCCTACAAGGCGGCGCTCGACTTCTGCGCGGTGGACATGAGCGCGGTCTACCTCGACATCCGCAAGGACCTCCTCTACTGCAACGGCGCCGACTCGAAGGAGCGCCGCGCCACGCAGACGGTGCTCTACGCCATCGCCCGCGATCTGGTGCGGCTGCTGGCGCCGGTCCTCTCCTTCACCGCGGAGGAGGCCTGGGGCTTCCTCCCCGGGGAGGCGGACCGCGAGGCCTCGGTCTTCCACGCAGGCCTTCCCGAGGCTGGCGCCACCGACGAGGCGCTGCTCACCCGCTACGAGCGGCTCCTCGAGGTCCGGGGCGCGGTCTCCAAGCACCTCGAGGTCGCTCGCCGGGAGAAGAAGATCGGCAAGAGCCTCGACGCCCGCGTCGTGCTCGAGGCCGAGGGCGACCTGCTCGCCTTCCTCCGCCAATACCAGGCGGAGCTCCCCACCGAGCTGATCGTCTCGCAGGTGGAGCTGGTCGAGGGCGCCGCCCCGAACGGCCTCCCGGGCGAGGGGGTGGCAGGCCTCACCGTGGCAGTCGAGCAGGCGAGGGGTGAGAAGTGCGTCCGTTGCTGGACCTGGACCACCGAACGCGGCCAGAATCCGGCACATCCCGAGCTCTGCCCCCGGTGCACCGCCGCCGTGGCTGGCTGA